In the genome of Ctenopharyngodon idella isolate HZGC_01 chromosome 19, HZGC01, whole genome shotgun sequence, one region contains:
- the myo1g gene encoding unconventional myosin-Ig: MAELEGLEFGKSDFVLLDEVTMEQFMENLKLRFEKGRIYTFIGEVVVSVNPYRQLDIYGKEVIEDYRGRELYENPPHLYAVADAAYKAMKRRAKDTCIVISGESGAGKTEASKYIMQYIAAITNPNQRAEVESVKNVLLKSNCVLEAFGNAKTNRNDNSSRFGKYMDINFNFNGDPTGGHINNYLLEKSRVVQQHEGERNFHSFYQVLRGGSDDLLKSLYLQRDPAGYTYTSQGASVTLASNNDSLCHKAVMAALKVIGFTAEEISSIYKILGTILHLGNLQFTTDGEHVVLVGEDTLKHISELTSTESENVTKALLYRTVATGGGEVIEKGHNEQEASYGKDAFAKALYERLFAWIVGRINAVIEVKDYNPALHGKNTVIGVLDIYGFEIFDNNSFEQFCINYCNEKLQQLFIELILRQEQDEYQREGITWQHIEYFNNQIIVDLVEQPHKGIISVLDEACLTAGKVTDTVCLDSMNKKLGQHPHYTSRKLCPADKTMEFNRDFRIRHYAGDVTYSVEGFLDKNKDPLFQDFKRLMYNSSDPVLKEMWPDGKMSITEVTKRPLTAATLFKNSIIALVDKLACKEPYYVRCIKPNEVKSPLMFDDGRCEHQVAYLGLLENVRVRRAGFAYRQPYARFLQRYKMTCEYTWPNHLMSTDQEAVEAIVNQHGFEDDVAYGHTKLFVRTPRTLFTLEQERAALIPILVLFLQKVWRGALARMRCRKIRAIYTIMAHYKCYKVKAHFWEVDRRFTNVRNMADYGKSVEWPTPPAALVQFHRITQHLYRRWWARQLIKNIPPSDMAEVRAKVAALSALSGERVDWGYSRAWERDYLANAKDSPLTSTNFVRITKELKNKDQYAQVLFSSSVRMLNWFNNTKDRALLITDKHIYRLEPKKHFKVQKRISLDSVVGLSVTSGSDQMVALHTASQDDVLVYLQRGQLNPNQDRVGELVGALTDHFTRVKNTPLPVKVCSTGVQVHMSGKPKSITVETKPGQTIADFKKSRAGFTLLLPHQ, from the exons ATGGCGGAGCTGGAGGGCTTGGAGTTCGGAAAGTCAGACTTTGTGCTTCTAGATGAGGTCACTATGGAGCAGTTTATGGAGAATTTGAAGTTAAG GTTTGAGAAGGGCCGTATCTATACTTTCATTGGAGAAGTAGTGGTGTCAGTCAATCCGTACAGACAGTTAGATATCTATGGGAAGGAGGTCATTGAGGACTACAGGGGCAGAGAACTATATGAGAATCCACCTCACCTGTATGCAGTTGCAGATGCCGCTTATAAAGCTATGAAGAGACGAGCCAAAGACACATGCATCGTCATTTCAG GTGAGAGTGGAGCAGGCAAGACTGAGGCAAGCAAGTACATTATGCAGTACATTGCAGCTATTACCAACCCTAACCAGAGGGCAGAGGTTGAGAG TGTGAAGAACGTACTCCTGAAATCCAACTGTGTGTTAGAGGCCTTTGGAAATGCAAAGACCAACCGCAATGACAACTCTAGCCGCTTCGGGAAATACATGGACATCAACTTCAACTTTAATGGAGACCCCACAGGAGGACACATCAACAACTACCTGCTGGAGAAG TCAAGAGTTGTTCAACAGCATGAGGGAGAGAGAAACTTCCACTCATTTTATCAG GTGTTACGGGGAGGTTCTGATGATTTGCTGAAGTCCTTATATCTGCAGAGAGATCCCGCAGGATATACCTACACCAGTCAAGGAGCCTCTGTCACACTT GCGTCAAATAACGACTCCTTATGTCACAAAGCTGTGATGGCAGCACTAAAAGTGATTGGCTTCACTGCCGAAGAGATCAGCTCCATCTACAAGATCCTTGGTACCATCCTGCACCTG GGTAACCTTCAGTTTACTACTGATGGTGAACATGTCGTACTTGTCGGAGAAGACACATTGAAGCACATTTCTGAGTTGACGTCCACAGAGTCTGAGAATGTCACAAAAGCACTTCTGTACCGCACAGTGGCAACCGGGGGTGGTGAGGTAATCGAAAAGGGACACAACGAGCAGGAAGCTAGCTATGGAAAAGACGCTTTTGCCAAG GCTTTATATGAGAGATTGTTTGCGTGGATAGTGGGTCGTATCAATGCTGTTATTGAAGTCAAGGACTACAATCCTGCCCTGCAtggcaaaaacactgttataGGTGTGCTGGACATCTATGGCTTTGAGATATTTGACAACAACAG CTTTGAGCAGTTTTGCATTAACTACTGCAACGAGAAGCTACAGCAGCTCTTCATCGAGCTTATTCTACGTCAGGAGCAGGACGAGTACCAGAGAGAGGGTATCACATGGCAACAT ATTGAATACTTTAACAATCAGATCATAGTGGACTTAGTGGAGCAGCCTCATAAGGGGATCATCTCGGTCCTGGATGAAGCCTGTCTCACTGCAGGGAAAGTCACAGATACCGTCTGCCTGGACAGCATGAACAAAAAGCTCGGCCAGCATCCTCACTACACGTCCCGGAAA CTCTGTCCTGCAGACAAGACCATGGAGTTCAATCGAGACTTCCGTATCCGACACTACGCAGGAGATGTTAC GTACTCAGTTGAGGGTTTTCTTGACAAGAACAAGGACCCGCTTTTCCAAGATTTCAAGCGACTGATGTACAACAG TTCTGACCCCGTCCTCAAAGAAATGTGGCCTGATGGAAAAATGAGTATTACAGAGGTGACCAAACGACCTCTAACTGCAGCTACGCTCTTCAAAAACTCTATTATTGCTCTAGTGGACAAACTGGCCTGTAAG GAGCCCTACTATGTGCGCTGTATAAAGCCAAATGAGGTGAAGTCCCCCTTAATGTTTGATGACGGACGCTGCGAGCACCAAGTGGCGTACCTGGGACTTTTGGAGAATGTCCGTGTGCGCCGAGCTGGGTTTGCCTACAGACAGCCTTATGCACGCTTTCTGCAGAG GTACAAGATGACTTGTGAATACACGTGGCCCAATCACCTGATGAGCACTGATCAGGAGGCTGTGGAGGCCATTGTGAACCAACACGGCTTTGAGGATGATGTAGCATATGGCCACACCAAGCTATTCGTGAGAACGCCTCGCACGCTCTTCACACTGGAGCAAGAGAGAGCTGCACTCATCCCCATATTAGTGCTGTTCTTACAAAAG GTATGGAGAGGTGCATTAGCACGTATGCGTTGTAGGAAAATACGGGCGATCTATACCATAATGGCACATTATAAATGCTATAAGGTGAAGGCTCACTTCTGGGAAGTGGATAGACGTTTCACCAACGTTCGAAACATGGCCGACTATGGGAAGAGTGTAGAGTGGCCGACACCACCTGCGGCCCTGGTGCAGTTTCACAGAATCACACAACACCTCTACCGCCG ATGGTGGGCAAGGCAGCTGATCAAAAACATCCCCCCGTCTGACATGGCAGAGGTGAGGGCTAAAGTAGCTGCTCTGTCAGCCCTGAGTGGGGAGAGAGTGGACTGGGGCTACAGCCGTGCCTGGGAGAGAGACTACTTGGCCAAT GCAAAGGACTCTCCTTTGACAAGCACCAACTTTGTGCGTATCACTAAAGAGCTGAAGAACAAAGACCAGTACGCCCAGGTCCTCTTTTCAAGCTCTGTCAGAATG CTCAACTGGTTCAACAACACAAAGGACAGAGCTCTACTCATCACTGACAAGCATATTTACAGACTGGAGcccaaaaaacactttaaagtgCAAAAACGAATATCTCTTGATTCA GTGGTTGGTTTAAGCGTAACAAGTGGCAGTGACCAGATGGTGGCGCTACATACTGCCTCTCAGGATGACGTTCTAGTGTACTTGCAGAGGGGTCAACTGAACCCAAATCAAGACCGCGTAGGGGAATTGGTGGGCGCCCTTACAGACCACTTTACACG